The nucleotide sequence CTTCCAGCTCGGCGCGGCTGCGATTGGCGATCGGAATACCGACGACAATATCGCTGCAGTTGGCATAGCGACAGAGCAAGACCTGGTAAGCCGCCATCAGCACCCCGAACAGGGTGGCCCCTTCCGATCGGCCCAACTCCAGCAACTCGTCCCGCAGTTGGATGGGCAGTAGATCGACATGGCGATCGCCCCGATAGGTCTGGAGGGCGGGGCGGGGGCGATCGGTGGGTAACTCCAGCAGGCTGGGGGCTCCGGCAAGCTGTTGGTGCCAGTATTTGAGCAATTGCTCTAGCCCTTCCCCCTGCAGCCACTGCCGCTGCCACACGGCGAAGTCAGCATACTGAATGGGCAACTCCGGCAGGGGCACCTCTCGTCCGGTGGTGAAGGCAGTGTAGAAGGCCGCCAGTTCCCGCAGGACGATCGCGCGGGACCAGGCATCGAAAATGATGTGATGGGTGTTGAACAGGGCGATGGATTCTGTCGCCGAAAGCTTGAAGATCGTCACCCGCACCAAGGGACCTGTGGCGAGATCGAAGGGCATGCGCGCCGCTTGTGCCACCAGTCGCTCCACTTCATCGTTGCGTTGGGCTGCCGGTAAGGGTTGTAAGTCAACCACGGGCAGCGATCGCGGTTGATAAGGAGCGATCGTCTGGACGGGTTTGCCCTCCACTTCTGCAAACGTGGTCCGCCAGACTTCGTGCCGTCGGGCGATGGCGTTAAAGCTGCGTTCCAGGGCAGAAAGGTCTAGTTTCCCACTGAGGCGCAGGGTGAAGGGAATGCTGTAGGTGCTGCGATTGGGTTCGAGGCGATCGAGGAGCCACAGCCGCTGCTGGGCATACGACAGGGGCATCGTTGACTGACGCTTGACGGCAACGAGGGGCGGGGCGTCGAGGGCTCGATCTTGACGCATCAGGGTTTCAATCGCCTGGGCCAATCCTGCTACGGAGGGCTGTTCGAAGAGTGCGGCTAGGGGCAGCTCGACCTCGAAGGCGCGGCGCAGCCGAGAGATAGCCTGCGTGGCGAGGAGAGAATGACCGCCAAGGGCAAAGAAGTTGTCCTCCAGACCGACTCGTTCGACCTTCAGTAGCTGGGACAGGATTTGGGCGATCGACTGTTCGACATCGGTGCGGGGCTGGACGTAGGTGCTGGCGGAGGCGAGGGAGCTGGGAGCGGGTAATGCTTGCAGATCTACTTTGCCGTTCGGCGTCCGAGGGAATTGCTCTAGCAAGACGAACGCAGCGGGCACCATGACATCGGGTAGCTGCTGCTGGGCGAACTGCTTCAAGTCAGCAATCGAAACGGACTCGGGGCGATCGCACCTCAGGTAAGCCACTAGCTGTGGCAAGCCGGGTGTTTCTTCGGTAACCCTGGCAATGCAGTCTCGAATATCGGCAGAGTGCGACAGAGTGGTTTCGATTTCCCCCAATTCGATCCGGAATCCGCGTATCTTCACCTGGCGATCGCTGCGACCCAAGAACACCAGCGTGCCATCGGGCAGATAGCAAACTCGATCTCCCGTTTTGTAGAGGCGATCGCCAGGACGATCGCTCCAAGGATTGGGCAAGAAGGCGGCTGCCGTTAACTCCGGGCGGTTGAAATAGCCACGCGCCAAGCCTGCTCCAGCGATATACAGTTCCCCAGCTATCCCGGTTGGGACGGGCTCGAAGTGCTCGTCGAGAACGTAGAGCTGAATGTTGCCCAACGGCCTACCCAACGGTACGGTGTCCGAGGCTTTGCCGGAGCTAACTTCCGGTACGGGGTAAGTGAGGACTCCGACGGTACTTTCAGTGGGACCGTAGTGATTGAGAATGCGGCAACTGGGAGCTAGTTCGCGAAGGCGATCGATATCCGACCAATGGGACGCTTCGCCTCCCAGCACGAGACATTTCTTGGGCAGAATGCTGGCGGCATTGGTGGCCTCCAATAGTGCGGCCAAGTGGGAGGGGACAATCTTGAGATAGTCGATCGCCTCTTGGCGACAGTAATCCGCTAGGGCATCGGGGTCGGCCAGTCGCTCTTGGGTGATGACGTGCAGGCAACCACCACGACAGAGGGCGGGGAAGATGACGGTGTTGCCCAAGTCGGCAGCGAAGGTAGAGACAGTAGCGAAGCGGTCCTGCGGGGTGATGTCGAGCTTAGGGGCGATGCCCTGTAGGTAGTTGCACAAATTCCGGTGGGTAACTTCCACCCCTTTCGGCACTCCAGTAGAGCCCGAGGTGAACAGGATGTAGGCGAGATTGTCGGGGCTAGCAGTGGGGTCGAGATCGTCCTTGGGGATGCTGGCAATATCCCAATCGCGATCGAGACAGAGAACCGGGATCTCGATCTCTGAAACCGATTCGACGAGGCTGCTATGGGTCAGTAGCAAGGCAGGGCGCACGGCCTGGAGGCGCACGCTCAAAGCAGCGGCGGGCAAGCCGGGATCGAAGGGAACGTAAGCGCCACCGGCTTTGAGAATGCCGAGCATGGCAACGATGCAATCGAGCGATCGCGGCAGCCAAAGACCGACGGGTATCTCCGGTCCTACCTCCCGACCTTGTAAGTAACGGGCCAGTTGGTTGGCTCTAGCATTTAACTGAGCAAACGTCAGACTGTCCCCTTCGCACATCAGGGCTGGTGCGTCCGGCGTGCGGGCCACTTGCTGCTCGAAGAGGTGGTGAATGCAGTCGTTTTCTGAATAGGCGATCGTTGTGTCGTTGAAGCGTACCAATACTTGCTGGCGCTGGCGCTCGCTGAGGAGAGACAAGCTGGCAATGGCACGATCTGGTTCTGCGATCGCCCCTTGCAAGAGGCTTTGGAACTGCTCGACTAGGGAGGCGATCGCCTCCGGCGTGCAGGCAGCAGTGTCGTAGTGAATCTCGGGATGGAGCGATCCGGTCGAACGAAGGCATTGCAACTGCAAACAGAAGCGATCGCTGTAGCTGGATTGAGCCTCGATCTCCAAAGACAGCGGCCCCGCCGATCGAGGGGCGGGTAGCTCGCTCGCAGTGAAGCTGAGCGGATAGAAAGACTCGCCAATGTCAGCACCGCCTCCAGCCGCCTCTTCCCAAGTGAAGGATTCCTGCCATTGAGCCGTTTCGCGGCTGGCTTGCAGCGATCGCCGCACGACATCGCGGAGGCTATCGGTAGCCGTCAGCGGACAAGAGACAGGAAGCACTTTGGCAAACAGGCCGAGGGCGTCTTCCAGTTCTTCGTAATTGCGTCCGTCGGTACTCACACCGATGGCGGCAGCAACGCCAGTGGTTCGCCAGAAAAGGATGCGCCAAATGGCTAATAGAACATCAGAGACAGTTGCTTCCTCCGCTTGGGCGATCGCCTCTAGGGCTGCGACATCGGCGGGTTCCAGGTCCAGCGGAATAGCGCGAGGCTGAAATGGCTGACCCTGCGGTAGCCGCAGCAACGGGGGGCAGACGGCCAAGGCGGAGCGATCCTGTTGCTGCCAGAACCGTCTCCCGATCGCAGCTTCATCGCTGTCAAAAAGCTCGTGCTGCCATTCGGAAAAATCAATGTACTGGAAAGGCTCGTCCGTTAAGGCTGAGGGACCGAGGCTAGCACTATAGAGCTGGCCGAGTTCTCGGACGAATCGTTCGAGGGAGAGGCGATCGCAGCACAGAGCGGGCAGGCGAATCAGCCACTGATGCTGTTGTTCGGCCCATTGAATAACGGTGAAATCTACAATGGGCAAACGATCTAGCCTCAAAGGGGCCTCTGCCAGTGCCTGCTGTTGGGTAGCCAGTGCCTGCTGCCGTTCTACCTCTGCCAGGTGACCGAGATCGATCGCCCTCAAGGCAACCGGCCGATCGACTGTCTCGTGGACCACCTGTAAGGGAATATCCATCCCCGGCAGCGCCTCAAATGTGGTTCGCAGGATTTCGTGCCGTTCTACCAACTCTTGCAAAGCCGCTGTCAGCTTCTGGCGATCGAGAGGGCCGCCAACTCTTACGGAGGCGATCGCCGTATAAGCTGCTCCATCTCCCTCCCCTTGCTGCAACCAGAGATGTTTTTGCTGGGGGGAGAGTCTAAAGCCTTGAATCGTGGTTGCTTGGGTTTGCATCAAACTGTTCCCTCCCCTTGCAGCACCGTCCGGTCGTAGGGCTCGTCCATACCGACCACCACCTGTCGTTCGCCAGTGAAGGGCCTCCGACCGTGAGCCACAAGCATGTTGTCGAGCAGCAAAATGTCCCCCGTTTGCCAGCGGAAGGCAACGGTATGTTCGGCGTAGGCAGCGCGAACGATCGCGAGGATCCGATCTGCAATGGGAGTACCGTCGCCGTAATAGGTATTGCGGGGCAAATCTGCTTCATCTACCACTGCCAGCAGAGATTGCCGCGTTTCCGGCGGCAAATTCGCAACGTGGAAGAGATGAGCTTGGTTGAACCACACCCAAGCTTGGGTCTGGGGATGCTGTGCCACCGCCTGACACACCTGGCGCGTGCGCAGGCGATCGCCCGAGCGCCATTCCCATTCGATGCCCGCAGCCCGACAATACTGCTCCACTGCGGCCCGATCCTCCGTTTGAAACACCGTCTGCCAGGGCAAATCCAGTTCGCGGCTGTAGTTGCGCACGTAGAGCACCTGTTTGCGGGCGAAGGTATCTCGGATTTCGGGGTCGAGGCTGGCCCACACTTTGTGGCTGTCGGCGATCGGGGTTTCTCCTCCCGTGGCGGCAGATTGCAGGCAACTGAAACCGATGCGCATCGGCCAGTTGCGAGAGTAGGACATCTCGTTGTGGAGGGGAATAGATTCGGAAGCGGGATAGGCAGTGGAGGTGTAAATGCGGCCTCGAACCGGCGATCGCGGTGTGGAGCGATAGGCATATTCCATCAACTCGCCACCGAGAGCCGCAAACAAGCTTTCTAGAGTTTCGGCCCCAACGTTAGTGAAATTGCGGCAGAGGAGACCGCCGTGAAGCCACAGTTGCGCTTGAATCCATTGCCGTTGCTCGGCGGCCCAGCTCGTTAAATTCAGTCCTTCCACTGCCGGACTGACGACTAAAGGCAAGAGAGTATCGGGCTGCAGGGGGGCAGTCGTCACCAACTGAGTGGCAGACACTTGGATGCCGCTCCCGCGCTGGCGGCGCGATCGCAGTCCCAATTTTGGTTGGGTGCTGGCGTTATGCATTAGCGGTCTTCACCTCCCAAATAAGCTGCGGCACTGCGACGGATCGCCTGACGGCGAATTTGGCCCAACTTTTGGCGGCGGACCTGTTTGAAGCTCTGCTGGCTGGAGGTTTGCAACAGTTTCTGTAGCTCGCCCACCTGTATCTCTGGCTGTTCGACAGCGCGTTTGAGCAATGCCCTGAGGTGTTCCCCCATCGGCTCCACGCTGGCGAGGTCGAGGCGATCGCGATCGTAAATCAACTGCAAAAGCAATTCTTGTTTGGGTACTCCCCGCAGGGTGAGGGGATAGCCGTTGTCGATTTCGTTGCCCAACCCCTGCAGGGAGAGGTTGGCCACCTGCTGCTCTAAGGCAGCGTCGATGGGATAGTTTTCGAAGACAACGATGCTCTCGAACAGCGCCCGACCGCGCGGCACATTGCTCCAAGACTGAACTTCTGTCAGGGGACTGTAAGCATAGCGGTTGACCTCAACTTGGGCCGCCTGCAACTGCTGCAACCAGGTCAGCAAATCCGCTCGACCATCAACCCGTACCCGCACCGGTAGCGTGTTGATAAACAGGCCAACTGTGGCCTCTACCCCTTCTAAATCGGTGGGTCGGCCCGCCACCGTTGCGCCAAAAACGATATCTAGTTCGCCACTGTAATGGGCCAGCAGCAGCGACCACAACCCTTGAATCAGGGTGTTGAGGGTGAGGCGATGCTGACGCACCCAGGCATCCAGTTGCGCGCTACTTTCGACGGTGAAGGGAATATTGCACTCGGCATAGTGGGATTCAGATTTGGAGCTAGAGGCAAGACCGGCCTGATGGCCCAAGCGATCGATCGCTAGCGGCTGCGTCCAGCCCGCCAGATACTCCTGCCAGAAGGTTTTGGCCTCATCCAAGCTCTGGGACTGCAGCCAGACAATGTAATCCCGATAGGGAGGAGACGCTGGTAAAGGTATCTCTGCTTTGCCCGCAGACAAGCTCCCGTAGGCGGATAGCACCGCTTGCACGACCAACGGCAGCGACCAACCATCGAGCAAGAGATGGTGGCGGCTCCAGACAAAGTAGTAGGTTTCCGGGTCGAGATGAATCAGAGTCAGCCGCATCAGGGGGGGCCGACCGAGGTCGAAACCCCGTTCGCGCTCGGCGAGCAAGAAAGCTTCGAGCCGTTCGGCCTGCACTTCTGTCTCAAAATCTCGCCAATCCAGCTCTATCCAGGGCAGCGGCACCTCGTGATGGACCGCCTGTAGGGGTCGATCCAACTCCTGCCAGAGGAAAGCTGTACGGAGAACACCGTGCCGCTCGATCGCCGCTGCCCAAGCTTGTTGGAAGTTGTGGATATTGAGAGCTCCGGTAATTTTGCAGCTCATTTGGTCGAAGTAGAGACCGGCTTCGGGGGAGTAAAGGGTGTGGAAGAGCAGGCCCGCTTGAATGGGGGAGAGGGGATAGAGATCGGCGATCGCCCGACTGCGACCGAAGAGTTTGTGGAGGGTGGGGGTGTCTAATTGCGCGAGGGGGAAGTCCGAGGGGGTGTAGCCACCTGCGTTGGGAGCTTGGCAGTGGTCGGCCAAGTCTTGCAGGGCTTGAAGGGTTTGTTGGGCCAGTTGGGTGACGGTGCCCTGTCGGTGCAGGTCCGGGCTGTAATGCCAGTGGAGGCAGAGGCTACTGTTGTCGAGGTGGGCGGTGACGGCTAGTTTTTCGGGGCGATCGGTCTGCATAGAGTCGGGACTGAGAGATTGCTTGAGGGCGGGACTCCCGTGGGATGTGCCCCCCGACAAGGGCTCGCAATAACTGAAGGCAATGGCGGCTGCGGGCCAGTGCGATCGCCCCTCACTGTCGCTGCTGCCTTGCAGGAGATCGCAACCCACACCGCCATTGGGCACCTGTCGCACAGCCTCTTTAATGCGTTTGAGGGTGGTTCCGGGGGACTGGCGATCGCCGTTAGGTAGCAACAAGGGAAATGAGCTAGTGAAATCTCCCCCATTGCCATCCACCTGCAGCAATAAAGACTGTTTGGGGTCGCAGCAAGCGGTGGCGAGGGCACTGAGGACGGCATCAGTGAGGCTGGCGTTATAGAGGGCGGGTAAGGCTTCGAGCAGGCTGCGGGTTTCTGCGTTGCTGAGGCTAACAGAGACCGTCTCGGGCTTGGCGATGGTAGAGGCCGTGGTGGAGCAATCTGTGGGTAAGTGGGTGAGGTCCGCCGTTGCGATCGCCTGCCAATAGGTCTCCCACTCCGCCTGTAAATGAGTTGACTGAGCTTCCTGCTGCAATCGTTCTCGTCCAGCCTTAGCCGATGCCGTAGCTGCCAACTCAGCAATGGTTTGATTCTGGAATAAGTCTTTGGGGGTGAGGGGCAAACCCGCTTGTTTGGCTTTGGCGATCGCCTGCATCGCCAGGATGGAATCTCCCCCCAGCTCGAAGAAATTGTCGCCAATACCAACGCGATCGCGATCGAGTACATCTGCCCAGATACCGCAGAGCCGCTCTTGTACCGGAGTTTGCGGCGGCTCGAAGGCGATCGCACTTTCTGGGCTGCCCTCTGGGGCAGGTAGCGCCTTGCGATCGATCTTGCCGTTGGGGGTGAGGGGGAAGGTTTCCAGTACAACGAAGGCGTGGGGAACCATATAGGCGGGTAGCTTGGCCTGGAGGAGCTGACGCCAGACCTTGCTGCGATCGACCGCATTGGCAGGGGGTTCGTCCTGGGGAATCACGTAGGCCACCAGTCGTTTATCCCCTGCGCGATCCTCGCGGACGATGGCAACTGCGGCCCGCACAGCCGATGCCTCCAATAAGCAGGACTCGATTTCCCCCAACTCGATTCGGAAGCCGCGCAATTTGATCTGGTTGTCGATGCGCCCGAGGAATTCTAGGCTGCCATCGCGCCGATATCGGACCAGATCGCCGGTTTTGTAAAGCCTCGCCCCCGCTTGCGAGCTAAACGGATCGGGACAGAAGCGCTCGGCAGTGAGATCCGGTCGCTTGAAATACCCCCGCGCCAATCCGGCACCGCCAACGTGCAATTCGCCGGGGACATTCGCAGGCACCAAGTGGGAATAGCAATCGAGCACGTAGAGTTGGGTGTTGCCGATCGCCCGACCGAGGGAGACAGCAGCAGCATCGGGTGCAACGCGATCGACCGCCGTCCAAACCGTAGCCTCGGTCGGTCCGTACAGGTTCCACACTTCGCCGCAAGAGCGGCTCAGGGCTTGTGCCAGCGGCAAGGGCAGCGCCTCGCCGCCGCACAGCACTTTAAGTTGAGCGTCTCCAGTCCAGCCCG is from Synechococcus sp. PCC 7336 and encodes:
- a CDS encoding TauD/TfdA family dioxygenase — encoded protein: MHNASTQPKLGLRSRRQRGSGIQVSATQLVTTAPLQPDTLLPLVVSPAVEGLNLTSWAAEQRQWIQAQLWLHGGLLCRNFTNVGAETLESLFAALGGELMEYAYRSTPRSPVRGRIYTSTAYPASESIPLHNEMSYSRNWPMRIGFSCLQSAATGGETPIADSHKVWASLDPEIRDTFARKQVLYVRNYSRELDLPWQTVFQTEDRAAVEQYCRAAGIEWEWRSGDRLRTRQVCQAVAQHPQTQAWVWFNQAHLFHVANLPPETRQSLLAVVDEADLPRNTYYGDGTPIADRILAIVRAAYAEHTVAFRWQTGDILLLDNMLVAHGRRPFTGERQVVVGMDEPYDRTVLQGEGTV
- a CDS encoding non-ribosomal peptide synthetase translates to MSLSARLANLSPEKRQLLMQRLQLGQQSERSPQRQIQPQHPRPDFIPLSFNQQRLWFLDELQPGSASYNSPIAIEIVGNLDVPIVQRSVAAILRRHEVLRTYFVETAEGKPTQAIAPELAMPCVAIDLADLSEGQQEVALERLTAEFAQHPFQLDRQPPLRTAILLLGSQRYILLATVHHILADGWSVGILLQEFHAFYTAFSTGRPAPLPELPIQSADYAIWQRQWLQGERFAHQLEFWKQQMAGERPALQLPTDRPRPAVQSFAGAKYRLALPDALYEELKNLSKAENCTLFVTLLAAFKTLLYRYTGQGDITIGTAMVNRDRPQLKSAIGFFANTVLLRSTLQDNPPFKTLLQRVSQTTVAALSHQELPFDVLVKTLQPDRDLSRNPLFQVWFALHQTPMQKSLELSGLQLCPLPVSHSTCRVDLSLDMAEIDAQLTCVLEYSTDLFDTATIADFAKHFQTILTDIVAHPTRRLSELVLLAESDIDPILQTSRAPALPVHPDVCLHQLFEQQVQQTPDAIAIVDAEGSLTYRELDKRANRVARQLRRLGAGSDRLIALCTDRSAAMPVGMLAILKAGAAYVPIDPAYPSQRMALMLQDSGAAVAIAQSHLQGALPEHEAQVVLLDRDFEGLDAGATAGDDLLPMVYPQQLAYQIYTSGSTATPKGVQISHAAVVNFLAAMRQAPGLEPSDILLAVTTSSFDIAVLEIFLPLIVGARVAIASREAAADALQLAQLMRSSGATAMQATPVTWQMLLDSGWTGDAQLKVLCGGEALPLPLAQALSRSCGEVWNLYGPTEATVWTAVDRVAPDAAAVSLGRAIGNTQLYVLDCYSHLVPANVPGELHVGGAGLARGYFKRPDLTAERFCPDPFSSQAGARLYKTGDLVRYRRDGSLEFLGRIDNQIKLRGFRIELGEIESCLLEASAVRAAVAIVREDRAGDKRLVAYVIPQDEPPANAVDRSKVWRQLLQAKLPAYMVPHAFVVLETFPLTPNGKIDRKALPAPEGSPESAIAFEPPQTPVQERLCGIWADVLDRDRVGIGDNFFELGGDSILAMQAIAKAKQAGLPLTPKDLFQNQTIAELAATASAKAGRERLQQEAQSTHLQAEWETYWQAIATADLTHLPTDCSTTASTIAKPETVSVSLSNAETRSLLEALPALYNASLTDAVLSALATACCDPKQSLLLQVDGNGGDFTSSFPLLLPNGDRQSPGTTLKRIKEAVRQVPNGGVGCDLLQGSSDSEGRSHWPAAAIAFSYCEPLSGGTSHGSPALKQSLSPDSMQTDRPEKLAVTAHLDNSSLCLHWHYSPDLHRQGTVTQLAQQTLQALQDLADHCQAPNAGGYTPSDFPLAQLDTPTLHKLFGRSRAIADLYPLSPIQAGLLFHTLYSPEAGLYFDQMSCKITGALNIHNFQQAWAAAIERHGVLRTAFLWQELDRPLQAVHHEVPLPWIELDWRDFETEVQAERLEAFLLAERERGFDLGRPPLMRLTLIHLDPETYYFVWSRHHLLLDGWSLPLVVQAVLSAYGSLSAGKAEIPLPASPPYRDYIVWLQSQSLDEAKTFWQEYLAGWTQPLAIDRLGHQAGLASSSKSESHYAECNIPFTVESSAQLDAWVRQHRLTLNTLIQGLWSLLLAHYSGELDIVFGATVAGRPTDLEGVEATVGLFINTLPVRVRVDGRADLLTWLQQLQAAQVEVNRYAYSPLTEVQSWSNVPRGRALFESIVVFENYPIDAALEQQVANLSLQGLGNEIDNGYPLTLRGVPKQELLLQLIYDRDRLDLASVEPMGEHLRALLKRAVEQPEIQVGELQKLLQTSSQQSFKQVRRQKLGQIRRQAIRRSAAAYLGGEDR